The Thiogranum longum genome includes a region encoding these proteins:
- a CDS encoding TrkH family potassium uptake protein — protein sequence MGLFRSMRIVGILVLAYSASMLPPALLSLWYNDGEVRHFGTALLAIAAAGLLILLVSGRRGAGKNLRRRDGFIVVVFFWVVLSMLGAIPLMLGTHLSFVDALFEAVSGFTTTGSTVIVGLDGLPPSVLYYRQQLQWLGGMGLVVLAIAVLPILGIGGSQLYRAETPGPGKDEKITPRLVQGARALWMIYVGLTLLCVLAYWLAGMPLFEAVAHSFSTVSTGGFSTHDASLGYFDSAAIELVATLFMLLGGINFAVHYVVLRDHNPLHYFQDTEVRSYFLIVLALMLVIFSTLALTGVYRSFGHAVMDAGFEVVSVITSTGFGEADFSKWPLFLPLLLIFTSFIGGCGGSTAGGIKVLRIVLLFKQGAREATNLMHPHAIRPIKIGGRVVNNRTIQSVWGFFSVYLFVFVILTLSMMAAGLDQVSAFSAVATSINNLGPGLGEVAYTFSTVSDPVKLLAVVAMLLGRLEIFTLLVLLSPKFWLE from the coding sequence ATGGGTCTATTTCGTTCCATGCGGATTGTCGGAATCCTGGTACTTGCCTACAGCGCCAGTATGTTGCCGCCGGCGCTGCTGTCACTGTGGTACAACGACGGTGAAGTCAGGCATTTTGGCACAGCGCTGCTGGCGATCGCTGCGGCTGGTTTATTGATCTTGCTGGTTTCAGGCCGGCGCGGTGCTGGCAAGAATCTGCGCCGCCGGGATGGCTTTATTGTAGTGGTATTTTTCTGGGTGGTGCTCAGTATGCTGGGTGCGATCCCGCTGATGCTCGGTACTCATCTATCGTTTGTCGATGCCCTGTTTGAGGCGGTATCGGGGTTTACCACCACGGGTTCGACGGTCATTGTCGGACTGGATGGTCTGCCGCCCTCGGTCCTGTATTACCGGCAACAGTTGCAGTGGCTGGGCGGTATGGGGCTGGTGGTGCTGGCCATTGCCGTGCTGCCGATACTCGGAATCGGTGGTTCACAGTTGTACCGGGCGGAAACACCCGGCCCTGGCAAGGATGAAAAGATCACACCTCGCCTGGTGCAGGGTGCACGGGCGTTGTGGATGATCTATGTCGGGCTGACACTGCTGTGTGTGCTGGCCTACTGGCTGGCGGGCATGCCCCTGTTCGAGGCAGTGGCGCACAGTTTTTCGACCGTATCGACGGGTGGCTTTTCGACCCACGATGCGAGCCTCGGCTACTTCGACAGTGCAGCGATTGAGCTGGTTGCTACACTGTTTATGTTGCTCGGCGGGATCAATTTTGCGGTGCATTACGTGGTGCTGAGGGACCACAATCCACTGCACTATTTCCAGGATACGGAAGTGCGCAGTTACTTTCTGATTGTCCTGGCACTGATGCTGGTGATTTTTTCGACGCTGGCCCTGACGGGTGTGTACAGGAGTTTTGGCCATGCGGTGATGGATGCCGGCTTTGAAGTGGTATCGGTGATAACCAGTACCGGGTTTGGCGAGGCGGACTTTTCGAAGTGGCCGCTGTTTCTGCCACTGTTACTGATTTTTACCAGTTTTATCGGTGGCTGTGGCGGGTCTACGGCCGGCGGCATCAAGGTATTGCGTATCGTGCTGCTGTTCAAGCAGGGCGCACGAGAGGCAACGAACCTGATGCACCCGCATGCCATCCGGCCGATCAAGATTGGCGGGCGCGTGGTGAACAACCGCACCATTCAATCGGTGTGGGGCTTTTTTTCAGTATATTTGTTTGTGTTCGTCATTCTGACATTGTCGATGATGGCGGCAGGGCTGGATCAGGTCAGTGCATTTTCTGCGGTGGCCACCAGCATTAATAATCTCGGGCCGGGGCTAGGAGAGGTGGCTTATACCTTTTCCACAGTGAGCGACCCGGTCAAATTGCTGGCAGTGGTTGCCATGCTGCTGGGACGACTGGAGATCTTCACACTACTGGTGTTGTTGAGCCCGAAGTTCTGGCTGGAATAG
- a CDS encoding efflux RND transporter periplasmic adaptor subunit: protein MAPEKKRIARVVILLIVIAAASTAGYRYWKNSNTATDTLTLYGNVDMREVQLAFMVQDRIAELDVNEGEHVSQGQQLGRLETTRFESVVQELEARLEQARQQLEELETGSRPQEIRKARADVAAAKASLLDTEQRYRRTKELVRKKVSPQQSLDDARSQLDVAKAKLKAAEEALSLVLEGPRKETIAAARANVAQIEALLKRARKDLDDTKLFAPANGVVRSRILEPGDIATPSRPVFTLAKLEPVWIRTYVPETHLGNVVPGMQAKISTDSTPGSSYKGWVGYISPSAEFTPKNVETPALRTRLVYQVWIYACNPDNKLRLGMPATVELDTRSTQADPDASACSGAQ, encoded by the coding sequence ATGGCTCCAGAAAAAAAACGTATCGCCCGGGTTGTGATCCTGCTCATCGTGATCGCAGCGGCCTCGACGGCCGGGTACCGGTACTGGAAAAACAGTAACACGGCCACTGACACGCTGACCCTTTACGGGAATGTGGACATGCGCGAGGTGCAACTGGCGTTTATGGTTCAGGATCGGATTGCCGAACTGGATGTAAACGAAGGCGAACACGTCAGCCAGGGGCAGCAGCTGGGGCGCCTCGAAACCACACGTTTTGAGAGTGTCGTTCAGGAACTGGAAGCACGCCTGGAACAGGCCCGCCAGCAGCTCGAGGAGCTGGAAACCGGTAGCCGTCCACAGGAAATCCGCAAGGCCAGGGCTGATGTCGCCGCAGCGAAAGCCAGCCTGCTCGACACCGAGCAGCGCTATCGCCGCACCAAAGAGCTGGTACGCAAAAAAGTTTCGCCACAGCAAAGTCTCGATGATGCCCGCAGTCAACTGGATGTTGCCAAAGCGAAACTGAAGGCCGCGGAGGAAGCCCTGTCGCTGGTACTGGAAGGTCCACGCAAGGAAACCATTGCTGCTGCGCGCGCCAATGTCGCGCAAATCGAAGCGTTACTGAAACGTGCCCGCAAAGATCTTGATGACACGAAACTGTTTGCCCCTGCCAACGGCGTAGTCCGTTCTCGCATCCTGGAACCGGGTGACATCGCCACACCCTCCCGCCCGGTGTTTACCCTGGCAAAGCTCGAACCGGTGTGGATTCGAACCTACGTTCCGGAAACACACCTGGGCAATGTCGTGCCGGGTATGCAGGCGAAAATCAGCACTGACAGTACACCGGGCTCAAGCTATAAAGGCTGGGTTGGCTATATATCGCCGAGTGCAGAGTTCACACCCAAGAACGTCGAAACACCTGCGCTGCGCACCCGGCTGGTGTACCAGGTATGGATCTATGCCTGCAACCCGGACAACAAACTGCGCCTGGGCATGCCCGCTACCGTTGAGCTGGATACCCGTTCCACGCAGGCCGACCCTGATGCGTCCGCGTGCAGCGGCGCGCAATGA
- a CDS encoding SulP family inorganic anion transporter: protein MNQQGFLGRYKQFFPFLVWMPKLTRDTIRTDFFAGLTGAIVVLPQGVAFATIAGMPPEYGLYAGMVPAIIAALFGSSWHLVSGPTTAASIVLFSALSALAEPGSMDYVKLALTLTFMVGVIEIALGLARMGALVNFISHSVIVGFTAGAAILIAGKQLKNFFGVPIERGGHLNDVLVQFWHQIPNINGYVTLVAVVTLLSGIIVKRFWPKLPYLIIAMILGSVVGVWLNQRFGVDVTGITTVGALPQTLPPLSSPDFTLDTIKHLATPALAVTLLALTEAVSIGRSLGARSGQRIDGNQEFIGQGLSNMAGSFFSGYVSTGSFNRSGLNFQAGARTPLAAMFAGLLLMIIVLLVAPFAAYLPNAAMAGILFMVAWGLIDFHEIRHVLKASRRETGIMAVTFFGALFLELELAIFAGVLLSLVLYLMRVSKPRIVTRVPDPNMPKRKFNTGDNLPQCPQLHILRIDGSIFFGSVSHIQEAFAELEEKHPEQKHLAVVAQGINFVDIAGGAALVEEARKRKARGGGFYLIKVKKGLWESLDSCGCLDEIGPNNVFQSKSAAITGIFQKLDKDICRTCDKRIFRECASVEPAPKKEA, encoded by the coding sequence ATGAATCAGCAGGGTTTTCTGGGGCGGTATAAACAGTTTTTCCCTTTCCTTGTGTGGATGCCGAAGCTCACCAGGGATACCATCCGGACGGATTTCTTTGCCGGGCTGACCGGTGCGATTGTTGTGCTGCCGCAGGGTGTGGCGTTTGCGACCATCGCAGGCATGCCGCCGGAGTATGGTTTGTATGCGGGCATGGTGCCGGCCATCATCGCGGCCCTGTTTGGCTCGTCATGGCACCTTGTATCGGGACCAACGACTGCCGCATCGATCGTACTGTTTTCCGCACTCAGCGCACTGGCCGAGCCGGGTTCAATGGATTACGTCAAGCTGGCGCTTACCCTGACCTTTATGGTGGGGGTTATTGAGATAGCACTGGGCCTGGCGCGTATGGGCGCACTGGTCAACTTTATCTCGCATTCCGTCATTGTCGGCTTTACCGCAGGTGCAGCGATCCTGATCGCCGGCAAGCAACTGAAAAATTTCTTTGGTGTGCCCATCGAGCGTGGTGGACACCTGAACGATGTACTGGTGCAGTTCTGGCACCAGATACCCAACATTAACGGCTATGTCACACTGGTGGCCGTCGTGACCCTGTTGTCGGGTATTATCGTCAAACGTTTCTGGCCAAAACTGCCTTACCTGATCATTGCCATGATACTGGGCAGCGTGGTGGGTGTCTGGTTGAACCAGCGTTTTGGCGTTGACGTGACAGGTATCACGACGGTCGGCGCTTTGCCGCAGACGCTGCCACCGTTGTCATCGCCGGATTTTACGCTGGATACGATCAAGCACCTGGCGACCCCGGCACTGGCGGTGACCCTGCTGGCCCTCACCGAGGCCGTATCGATTGGCCGTTCGCTGGGCGCGCGCAGTGGGCAGCGTATTGACGGGAACCAGGAATTTATTGGCCAGGGTCTGTCTAACATGGCCGGTAGTTTCTTTTCCGGTTATGTGTCGACCGGTTCCTTTAATCGTAGCGGGCTGAATTTCCAGGCGGGTGCGCGTACACCGCTGGCGGCAATGTTTGCCGGTCTTTTGCTGATGATCATCGTGCTGCTGGTTGCTCCGTTCGCGGCCTACCTGCCCAATGCCGCGATGGCCGGCATCCTGTTCATGGTTGCCTGGGGGTTGATTGATTTCCACGAGATTCGACATGTGCTTAAAGCCAGCCGTCGTGAGACTGGCATCATGGCAGTCACTTTCTTTGGTGCCCTGTTCCTGGAACTGGAACTGGCCATTTTTGCGGGTGTTTTGCTATCACTGGTGTTGTACCTGATGCGTGTGTCAAAACCCCGTATCGTTACCCGGGTACCGGATCCGAACATGCCCAAGCGGAAGTTCAACACGGGTGACAATCTGCCGCAGTGCCCGCAGCTGCATATTTTGCGTATCGATGGCTCGATATTCTTCGGTTCCGTCAGTCACATCCAGGAAGCGTTTGCGGAACTGGAAGAAAAACACCCGGAACAGAAACACCTCGCCGTTGTGGCGCAGGGTATCAATTTTGTCGATATTGCCGGTGGTGCCGCCCTGGTCGAGGAGGCACGCAAGCGCAAGGCACGTGGTGGCGGGTTCTATCTGATCAAGGTCAAAAAAGGGTTGTGGGAATCACTCGATTCCTGTGGCTGCCTGGATGAAATCGGCCCCAACAATGTCTTCCAGTCGAAGTCGGCGGCAATAACCGGTATCTTCCAGAAACTGGACAAGGATATCTGTCGTACCTGTGACAAGCGTATCTTCCGTGAATGTGCATCGGTTGAACCTGCTCCAAAAAAGGAAGCTTGA
- the ypfJ gene encoding KPN_02809 family neutral zinc metallopeptidase yields the protein MRWRGKRTSSNIDDRRSMRAPAMGRAGGGLLRFLPVVLRFLGFKGTAVVAVGIIGYGLLTGNLGTMLSALGLQQPVAPGSSSQPVKQTAEEKELVNFVSVILADTEDTWRGLFSKRGMQYREPGLVLFRGAVKSACGTAQSAMGPFYCPADQKVYIDLGFYDELKNRFKAPGDFAQAYVIAHEIGHHIQTLTGISGRVQAERRKLGEVEANRLSVKQELQADCLAGVWAYYAHNQRQMLEDGDLEEGLRAASAIGDDNIQKQSRGYVTPDSFTHGSSSQRVKWFRTGFDSGDMQRCDTFSE from the coding sequence ATGCGTTGGCGTGGAAAGAGAACAAGTTCGAATATTGATGATCGCCGCAGCATGCGTGCGCCCGCCATGGGCAGGGCAGGGGGTGGTTTGCTGCGCTTTTTGCCAGTGGTCTTGCGTTTTCTCGGGTTCAAGGGCACCGCAGTGGTGGCAGTGGGGATTATCGGCTACGGGTTGTTGACAGGTAACCTTGGCACGATGTTGTCTGCCCTCGGTTTGCAGCAGCCGGTTGCCCCCGGTTCATCGTCACAGCCGGTAAAACAAACGGCGGAAGAAAAAGAACTGGTGAACTTTGTCTCGGTCATCCTGGCGGATACGGAAGATACCTGGCGTGGGCTATTCAGCAAGCGTGGAATGCAATACAGAGAGCCCGGGCTGGTGCTGTTCCGGGGTGCTGTCAAATCTGCTTGTGGGACGGCCCAGTCAGCCATGGGACCTTTTTACTGTCCGGCCGACCAGAAAGTTTATATAGACCTTGGTTTCTACGATGAGTTGAAAAACCGCTTCAAGGCGCCAGGTGACTTTGCCCAGGCCTATGTGATTGCTCACGAGATTGGCCATCATATCCAGACCTTGACCGGCATCTCTGGCAGGGTGCAGGCGGAACGCAGGAAACTGGGAGAGGTGGAAGCTAACAGGCTGTCTGTCAAACAGGAATTACAGGCAGATTGTCTGGCCGGTGTATGGGCCTACTATGCACATAATCAGCGTCAGATGCTGGAGGACGGTGATCTTGAGGAAGGTCTGCGTGCGGCCAGTGCAATCGGGGACGATAACATCCAGAAACAGTCGCGAGGCTATGTTACCCCCGATTCGTTTACACACGGCAGTTCATCGCAGCGTGTCAAATGGTTCCGGACAGGTTTCGACAGCGGTGATATGCAGCGCTGCGATACGTTTTCCGAATGA
- a CDS encoding response regulator transcription factor, producing the protein MYILVIEDNPDLVANLYDYLEPKGYVLDAAYDARTGLQFASDKSFDAIVLDLTLPGLDGLELCRQLRDSGSNTPVLMLTARDTLDAKLEGFSAGADDYLVKPFALQELEARLRALIRRARCDHEHEALSVADLVFDPETLSVRRAGQPITLPPIPLKILALLIRQSPRVVPRRELERRIWGNERPDSDSLRTHLHVLRSAIDKPFETHLLRTIHGMGYQLAAPDEIQD; encoded by the coding sequence ATGTACATACTGGTCATTGAAGACAACCCGGATCTGGTAGCGAATCTTTACGATTACCTGGAACCAAAGGGTTATGTGCTGGATGCGGCCTATGATGCGCGTACCGGATTGCAGTTTGCCAGCGACAAAAGTTTTGACGCCATAGTGCTGGATCTGACGTTACCAGGGCTTGATGGCCTTGAACTGTGCCGGCAGTTACGTGACTCCGGCAGTAACACGCCGGTGTTGATGCTGACAGCGCGTGACACACTGGATGCCAAGCTGGAAGGCTTTTCTGCGGGTGCCGATGATTACCTGGTCAAGCCATTCGCGCTGCAGGAGCTGGAAGCGCGCTTGCGCGCACTGATTCGTCGTGCGCGTTGCGATCATGAGCATGAAGCGTTGAGTGTGGCGGACCTGGTATTTGATCCCGAGACACTGTCGGTGCGGCGTGCCGGTCAGCCTATCACCTTGCCGCCGATTCCGCTGAAAATACTTGCATTGCTGATACGCCAGTCACCACGCGTCGTGCCACGACGTGAGCTTGAGCGGCGTATCTGGGGTAATGAGAGGCCGGACAGTGATTCGCTGCGTACCCACCTGCACGTCCTGCGATCCGCAATCGACAAGCCATTCGAGACGCACCTGCTGAGAACGATTCATGGTATGGGATATCAGCTGGCGGCGCCGGATGAAATTCAGGACTAG
- a CDS encoding sensor histidine kinase has product MKFRTSLRYRITFAFALIGGTVSFALATALYWLTINMEERLIEETLSAELEDFIGRYRQDPSLIPPSSTLMQIRVMNGHERDAVPAVLRNLDTGLHQVDLEDRSYYAEVRLSGEQHFVALYDDSQIRHRESQYQVFLVIAVIVMILLSAALGFWLAGRVLSPVSELGRRVRRLEPEGDPRELGRDFPPDEVGFLASEFDAYQKRLRAFIEREQNFTADVSHELRTPLAVIEGAAEVLQEDTGLDEAQRTRIKRIARAAREMGEVTAALLELARERRQEQVSGDCDVAALLGEIIDSHQHLLERSEVSVELEILSRPHLPIQCALLRIVLANLIRNAFSYTREGRVHITLNKTGISVMDTGEGISPDEIDEVFKPFYSAQGGEGIGLSLVWRICQNYGWKVQIDSKVDQGTCFHLDLGIR; this is encoded by the coding sequence ATGAAATTCAGGACTAGTCTTCGCTACCGGATTACCTTCGCCTTCGCGCTGATTGGCGGAACAGTCAGTTTTGCACTTGCTACAGCGCTCTACTGGCTGACCATTAACATGGAAGAGCGGCTGATCGAGGAGACCCTGTCAGCTGAACTGGAAGACTTTATTGGACGTTACCGACAGGACCCTTCGCTGATACCACCGTCAAGTACCCTGATGCAGATCCGGGTGATGAACGGGCATGAACGTGATGCAGTTCCCGCTGTATTGCGCAATCTGGACACCGGCCTGCACCAGGTCGACCTGGAAGACAGAAGTTACTATGCCGAGGTGCGTCTTTCCGGTGAGCAGCATTTCGTTGCACTGTACGACGATTCCCAGATACGTCACCGGGAATCCCAGTACCAGGTTTTCCTGGTAATAGCAGTGATTGTGATGATCCTGTTATCCGCCGCGCTGGGGTTTTGGCTTGCCGGACGTGTTCTGTCCCCGGTCAGCGAGCTTGGTCGCCGTGTGCGCAGGCTCGAGCCGGAGGGTGATCCGCGTGAACTGGGCCGGGATTTTCCGCCTGATGAAGTCGGGTTCCTCGCCTCCGAATTCGATGCCTATCAAAAACGTCTGCGTGCCTTTATCGAACGGGAGCAGAATTTCACAGCGGATGTGAGCCACGAGCTACGCACACCACTGGCAGTTATAGAAGGTGCGGCAGAGGTGTTGCAGGAAGACACAGGGCTCGACGAGGCGCAACGCACACGTATCAAACGTATTGCACGTGCAGCACGTGAAATGGGCGAGGTGACAGCCGCGCTGCTGGAGCTTGCGCGGGAACGACGCCAGGAGCAGGTGTCGGGGGACTGTGATGTGGCGGCCCTGCTGGGAGAAATTATCGATAGCCACCAGCACCTGCTGGAACGAAGTGAAGTGAGCGTCGAGCTGGAAATTCTGTCGCGCCCGCATTTGCCGATTCAGTGTGCGCTGTTACGCATTGTACTGGCCAACCTGATACGGAATGCATTCTCCTATACCCGCGAAGGACGGGTGCATATCACATTAAACAAAACAGGGATATCGGTCATGGATACGGGAGAAGGTATTTCACCCGATGAGATTGATGAGGTGTTCAAGCCATTCTACAGTGCGCAGGGCGGAGAGGGCATCGGCCTGTCACTGGTATGGCGTATTTGCCAGAACTATGGCTGGAAAGTCCAGATCGACAGCAAAGTGGACCAGGGCACCTGTTTCCATCTCGATCTGGGTATTCGCTGA
- a CDS encoding ABC transporter permease, with amino-acid sequence MPASDAQLSRRRLAGMVRKESLQILRDPSSIAIAFVLPVVMLFLFGYGVSLDAKDVRIGFVIESPDSETSDIRAAFGQSDYFDPVVFHAIQAAEQALQQHDIDGIVWLQSDFSHRLHAGLGAPIGVIVNGVDANQGRITEGYILGAWQTWLTHYTERRGLPKAFPITLEQRVWFNPAVRSRDFLVPGLVAVIMTLIGALLTAMVVAREWERGTMEALLVTPIHIRELLMGKLIPYFILGMGGMLLTVAMAVWQFDVPLRGSFLVLLVASALFMLVSLAMGLLISIVAKNQFVAGQVAIIVTFLPAFILSGFIFDINSMPWAIQAITHIIPARYFVSILQTVFLAGNVWPVILPNAVALLLMAFFFLILVRRKASKRLE; translated from the coding sequence ATGCCGGCATCAGACGCACAACTTTCACGCCGACGCCTGGCCGGGATGGTGCGCAAGGAGAGTCTGCAAATCCTGCGCGATCCATCCAGTATCGCCATTGCCTTTGTGCTGCCGGTAGTGATGCTGTTCCTGTTCGGTTATGGCGTATCACTTGATGCGAAAGACGTCCGCATTGGATTCGTGATTGAAAGCCCGGATAGCGAGACCAGTGATATTCGCGCTGCATTCGGCCAGTCGGATTACTTTGACCCGGTTGTCTTTCACGCCATACAGGCCGCCGAACAGGCCCTGCAGCAGCACGACATCGACGGAATCGTGTGGCTGCAAAGTGATTTCAGCCACCGCCTGCACGCCGGACTCGGTGCGCCGATCGGTGTCATTGTCAATGGTGTGGACGCAAACCAGGGGCGTATCACGGAAGGCTATATCCTCGGTGCATGGCAAACCTGGCTGACGCACTATACCGAACGCCGTGGGCTGCCGAAGGCTTTTCCCATCACGCTGGAGCAACGTGTCTGGTTTAACCCGGCAGTACGCAGTCGTGACTTCCTGGTGCCAGGACTGGTTGCGGTTATCATGACGCTCATCGGCGCCCTGCTGACGGCCATGGTAGTGGCGCGTGAATGGGAGCGCGGCACCATGGAGGCCCTGCTGGTTACGCCCATTCACATCCGTGAACTGCTGATGGGCAAGCTGATCCCCTACTTTATACTCGGCATGGGCGGCATGCTGCTGACCGTGGCAATGGCCGTGTGGCAGTTCGATGTGCCGCTACGCGGCTCATTCCTGGTTCTACTGGTCGCTTCTGCACTGTTCATGCTGGTTTCACTGGCCATGGGCCTGCTGATTTCCATTGTCGCGAAGAACCAGTTCGTCGCCGGGCAGGTTGCGATTATCGTGACCTTTCTGCCGGCTTTTATCCTGTCCGGTTTCATCTTCGACATCAATTCCATGCCCTGGGCCATCCAGGCGATTACACACATTATTCCGGCGCGCTATTTTGTTTCCATCCTGCAAACCGTATTCCTGGCCGGTAATGTCTGGCCAGTCATTCTGCCCAATGCCGTGGCACTACTATTGATGGCATTCTTCTTCCTGATACTGGTACGCCGCAAGGCAAGCAAGCGGCTGGAGTAG
- a CDS encoding ATP-binding cassette domain-containing protein, translating into MTGTASPAITLKDLGKTFAGAQPVRALDKLNLQVRRGIVTGLIGPDGAGKTTLMRLAAGLLLPDEGEIQVLGQDMREASLAVQSHIGYMPQRFGLYEDLTVQENLDLYAELQGVPEEEHAKRHRELMHMTGLAPFTARLAGRLSGGMKQKLGLACTLLSSPELLLLDEPTVGVDPVSRRELWAIVYRLVKQQHMSVLLSTAYLDEAERCDDVILLHEGKLLGQQTPQAFSAPMQGRVWEISAALGKRRLQQQLDLNPAVLDALTEGRKVRVVTCEANTPEQALVADLPDAHIESVAPRFEDAFIAMLQHDIRKPAAIDTTSETATTRNDEAVIQAHELSRRFGDFIAVNKVSFDVRRGEIFGLLGANGAGKSTTFRMLCGLLPVSSGHVSVAGVNLRKAAAKARARIGYMAQRFSLYGNLSVQENLNFFASAYGLSGNTKRERIASAVEDFELTTYRDTAAFTLPLGFKQRLALAAALMHRPDILFLDEPTSGVDPLARREFWWHINALAESGVTVLVTTHFMDEANYCDRLVVMADGEVLAADTPENLRERFHAPGESEASMEDAFIALIEQHKQEAAA; encoded by the coding sequence ATGACCGGTACCGCATCACCTGCCATCACGCTGAAAGATCTCGGCAAAACCTTTGCCGGTGCGCAGCCGGTGCGCGCGCTGGATAAACTCAACCTGCAGGTCCGGCGTGGCATCGTCACTGGCCTGATCGGTCCGGATGGTGCCGGCAAAACCACACTCATGCGGCTGGCGGCCGGTCTGCTGCTGCCTGACGAGGGCGAGATCCAGGTGCTCGGCCAGGATATGCGCGAAGCATCGCTCGCGGTTCAGTCACACATTGGGTATATGCCACAGCGCTTTGGTCTCTATGAAGATCTTACTGTGCAGGAAAACCTCGACCTGTATGCAGAGCTGCAAGGTGTACCGGAGGAAGAACACGCAAAACGTCACCGTGAGCTGATGCATATGACCGGTCTGGCACCGTTTACCGCGAGACTGGCCGGCCGCCTGTCCGGTGGCATGAAACAGAAACTGGGGCTGGCCTGCACACTGCTCAGCTCACCGGAACTGTTGTTGCTCGACGAGCCCACGGTCGGCGTCGACCCGGTCTCGCGTCGTGAGTTGTGGGCTATCGTCTACCGGTTGGTCAAGCAGCAACACATGAGTGTATTACTCAGCACCGCCTACCTCGACGAAGCGGAACGCTGCGATGATGTCATCCTGCTACATGAAGGCAAACTGCTCGGTCAGCAGACACCGCAAGCTTTCAGCGCACCGATGCAGGGCCGGGTCTGGGAAATCAGTGCCGCGCTCGGCAAACGCCGCCTGCAGCAGCAGCTCGACCTCAACCCGGCGGTGCTGGACGCACTGACCGAAGGGCGCAAGGTGCGCGTGGTGACCTGTGAAGCCAATACGCCTGAGCAAGCACTGGTTGCAGACTTGCCGGACGCCCATATCGAATCTGTGGCACCGCGCTTCGAGGATGCGTTTATTGCCATGCTTCAGCACGATATTCGCAAACCGGCGGCCATCGACACCACATCGGAAACTGCGACCACCCGCAACGACGAGGCTGTTATCCAGGCACACGAATTGAGTCGGCGGTTTGGTGACTTCATTGCCGTCAACAAGGTCAGCTTCGACGTCAGGCGTGGGGAAATTTTCGGCCTGCTGGGGGCCAATGGTGCCGGAAAGTCGACAACCTTTCGCATGCTGTGCGGGCTGCTGCCGGTTTCCTCCGGCCATGTAAGCGTTGCCGGCGTCAACCTGCGCAAGGCCGCTGCAAAGGCGCGCGCTCGCATCGGTTACATGGCGCAGCGTTTCTCCCTGTACGGAAACCTGTCCGTGCAGGAGAACCTGAACTTTTTCGCCAGTGCATACGGACTGTCCGGCAACACAAAACGGGAACGCATTGCCTCCGCAGTAGAAGACTTTGAGCTGACGACGTACCGGGATACTGCCGCCTTCACCCTGCCACTGGGTTTCAAGCAACGCCTGGCGCTTGCCGCGGCACTTATGCACCGCCCGGATATCCTGTTCCTCGATGAACCCACATCCGGTGTCGACCCGCTGGCGCGCCGCGAGTTCTGGTGGCACATCAATGCACTCGCCGAGTCCGGCGTCACCGTGCTGGTGACCACCCATTTTATGGATGAAGCCAACTACTGTGACCGGCTGGTGGTCATGGCCGATGGCGAAGTCCTGGCAGCAGACACGCCAGAGAACCTGCGCGAGCGTTTTCATGCCCCGGGGGAATCAGAAGCCAGCATGGAAGATGCCTTTATTGCGCTGATCGAACAACACAAGCAGGAAGCTGCCGCCTGA